The uncultured Trichococcus sp. DNA window CAAAATTTTCTTGCCTGCTTGAGAAAGAAACACCGCAGACGTAAGCCCGGCAAGTCCTCCACCTACAATTATGGCCTCATATCTTTTTTGTTCCGCATTGTTCATTCAAATTCCCCATTTTCAAACTTATTTCCCACAGAACTCTTGCATTTTCAACATCCAGAGCTGGTGGAGCAGGTTCTTCAAGCGTTGTCAGATTGAAAAATTCACCACTGCATGTTTCCAGATCTTCAGAAACCCCTAAATAGTATATCGCTTCTGCTGCAACCGAAACAGGGTTTAACGTTTTGTCTAATACATTCCTCTTGAACCACTTGTATAATGGACCATTATCCTGTCCTGTGGCTGTTTTTACAGCTCCGGGATGCATCGCATTGATGGTTACACCCGATCCTCGGAAATACTCGTCAAATCTTATCATCGCTAAGAGTTCAGCGAGTTTGGCCGTACCGTAGCTTTTCAAACCGGAATAACGCCTTTTTGACCAATCCAGATCGTCAAAACGCATCCCCCAAGCCGCAAAGCGGTGTCCTTCTGAGTTTACCAATATGATGCGACATTTCCCCTGGGATTTTAGTTTCTCTTTTAAGATGTAGTTCATGATGAAAGAAGAAAGGTAGTTGACCATAAAGACTTTCTCGATTCCAGTTGAAGTGATTTGTCGCTTTGTAAGATAAATGCCAGCATTATGAATAATGATATCAATTGGTTTCTCAATTTCCAGCAAACTCTGAGCAGCTTGATGTGTATCATCCATGCTGCTGAAATCAGCTAAAATATAATCACACTTTACTTTGTACTCACTCTCAATTTCATGCTTCAAAGCTTCTGAGCGCTCTTTGTTTCGGTTGATGCAAATCAAATCAGCACCTTTTGAGGCGAACTTCTTAGCAACGGCATAGCCGATCCCGGAAGTAGCCCCAGTTATGACAACCAGCTTGTCCTTGCAATCATCCGAACAAATCAATGGGCTTTTGGAGTTGTTTTTTATCATGGCCCACACATTGGACAAACGATATTCTTTAAAATATTTCCCGAATTTTATCCCATTATTTTTCATGTTGTCACCCAAATTTTTTCTTCATGAATTTTCTGTATCTTTTACCGAATGACGGAATGTTATCAAATATATCTCCCCACAGATCATAATAATCTCGTTGCTCAATAATTCTGCCCTGCTCATTTATGGTTAATCTTGAAAGACCGTATAAGATGGAACTGGGATATTTCTTATAGCTGATCGTCATCTCCCATTCGATGAATATATCATCCCCCTGTTGCACAACTTTAACCAATTTCATATTCAAATCCTTTGAGCGTTCTGTCAGTCTATCCGTCATTTCCTTGAATTCCGCAATACCTCTGATCTCCTGTATTGTATCTTTAAAATAAATATTATCGTCATAATAAGGTAAGATGTGGGACCAATCAGGTTTTCCATTGGTATTATAGGTTTTTGACCAGAGTTCTTTTACAAGTTCCAGCGTGAGCCTGAACTCTCTTTCCGTCTTAAATTCTTCCATATACATCATCTCTTTCTGCATATTTTGAATTCTCTATTTACTGTTATTTTAGCATATTGTTGCCAACATCCCTAGTGACGAACTCTTCCCGATTTTGAGGGTCCGCAAAAGAAAAACCAGCTGAGAATACCGTTTTCGCGGTTTTCAGCTGATTTTCCTCTTTTTTGATTATTCTTGAAATGGGACCCGGATTACCCGAGGACTGTCTTTGTTTCTTATTTTTTGCTTATCTCGATAGAAGCAGGGCTGTTCAAGTCCGTGTTGATCAGGTCGAGGATTTCGTTCTTGATCTCCAGATAAGTACTATCTATGTTGACCCGGTGATTATTTGTTTTCAACGCCTGATACGTGTAATCCAAGTCATAAGTCTTAATGATTTTCCCTGGTTGCTTCGACATCACGATGAGACGGTTGCCCAGCGACATTGCTTCATCGACATCATGCGTGATCATAAGAACCGTATTTTTATTTTCTTGCCATAAATCACGGATCAATGTCTGCATATTCAGGCGCGTCAATGCATCCAATGCCCCTAACGGCTCATCCATCAGAATCATTTCCGGCCGATTGGCGAGAACACGTGCCAACGCCACACGTTGGCGCATGCCGCCGGAAAGTTCAAAAACGGCTTTATCTTTATCCTTCAGCATTCCGATTTGTTCAAGGAAATGATCGCTGATCCGATCAACTTCCTTTTTGTCCAACCCTCTGATGTT harbors:
- a CDS encoding SDR family NAD(P)-dependent oxidoreductase, with the translated sequence MKNNGIKFGKYFKEYRLSNVWAMIKNNSKSPLICSDDCKDKLVVITGATSGIGYAVAKKFASKGADLICINRNKERSEALKHEIESEYKVKCDYILADFSSMDDTHQAAQSLLEIEKPIDIIIHNAGIYLTKRQITSTGIEKVFMVNYLSSFIMNYILKEKLKSQGKCRIILVNSEGHRFAAWGMRFDDLDWSKRRYSGLKSYGTAKLAELLAMIRFDEYFRGSGVTINAMHPGAVKTATGQDNGPLYKWFKRNVLDKTLNPVSVAAEAIYYLGVSEDLETCSGEFFNLTTLEEPAPPALDVENARVLWEISLKMGNLNEQCGTKKI
- a CDS encoding nuclear transport factor 2 family protein, which produces MEEFKTEREFRLTLELVKELWSKTYNTNGKPDWSHILPYYDDNIYFKDTIQEIRGIAEFKEMTDRLTERSKDLNMKLVKVVQQGDDIFIEWEMTISYKKYPSSILYGLSRLTINEQGRIIEQRDYYDLWGDIFDNIPSFGKRYRKFMKKKFG
- a CDS encoding ABC transporter ATP-binding protein, with the translated sequence MNTQSPLIELRNVSMDYGSGKDQMLALEEIDLTIAPQDFVCVLGPSGCGKSTLLKIIAGYQQPTTGEAIFQGEPIQGPDWHRGVVFQSPTLYPWLNVKDNVGFGPNIRGLDKKEVDRISDHFLEQIGMLKDKDKAVFELSGGMRQRVALARVLANRPEMILMDEPLGALDALTRLNMQTLIRDLWQENKNTVLMITHDVDEAMSLGNRLIVMSKQPGKIIKTYDLDYTYQALKTNNHRVNIDSTYLEIKNEILDLINTDLNSPASIEISKK